The following coding sequences lie in one Stegostoma tigrinum isolate sSteTig4 chromosome 31, sSteTig4.hap1, whole genome shotgun sequence genomic window:
- the LOC125466158 gene encoding galactoside alpha-(1,2)-fucosyltransferase 2-like isoform X2 — translation MVHLMKACACPVMKVLAFTSLFLFIMTVSVIYKYQLKYDQMFKYFQPFKNATTSLEFGTENGSAQVMISSKGFWTINSIGRLGNQMGEYATLYALAKLNGHQAYILPSMANYLAPIFKITLPTLHDSVRKAIKWKNYPLHDWMEDTYRSIKGDYVQLSGYTCSWTFYHHIRSEILREFTLHDFIVEQTDIFLRRIRGERKNVTYVGVHVRRGDYIHVMPNAWKGVIADKKYLDTAMAYFRNKYKNVVFAVTSNGMDWCKQNINNSKGDVYFSDDPKQATVAFDFSILAHCNHTIMTIGTFGFWAGYLAGGETIYLTNFTLPESHFLKVFKYEAAFLPQWIGIPADLSPLLHKNTSKLVQ, via the coding sequence ATGGTTCATTTGATGAAAGCTTGTGCTTGTCCAGTCATGAAAGTGCTGGCCTTtacatctttgtttcttttcataaTGACAGTTTCTGTCATATATAAGTATCAGTTAAAATATGACCAAATGTTCAAATATTTCCAACCTTTTAAAAATGCAACCActtcattggaatttggaacagAAAATGGCTCTGCACAGGTGATGATTTCTTCAAAGGGATTTTGGACAATTAACTCCATTGGACGACTTGGCAACCAGATGGGGGAGTATGCAACACTATATGCATTGGCAAAATTGAATGGCCATCAGGCATATATTTTACCTTCCATGGCCAATTACCTGGCCCCTATCTTCAAAATTACTCTTCCAACCCTCCATGACAGTGTGAGAAAGGCAATAAAATGGAAGAATTATCCACTCCATGACTGGATGGAGGATACGTACCGTAGTATAAAAGGAGATTATGTCCAGCTCTCAGGATACACCTGTTCCTGGACTTTCTACCATCACATCCGGTCAGAAATTCTTCGTGAGTTTACTTTGCATGATTTTATCGTAGAACAGACTGATATATTCCTCAGACGCATTAGAGGTGAGCGAAAGAATGTGACTtatgttggtgttcatgttcGAAGGGGAGATTATATTCATGTCATGCCAAATGCTTGGAAAGGAGTTATAGCTGATAAGAAATATTTAGACACAGCAATGGcctacttcagaaataaatacaaaaatgtgGTTTTTGCAGTGACAAGCAATGGAATGGACTGGTGTAAGCAAAACATTAATAACTCCAAAGGAGATGTTTACTTTTCAGATGATCCAAAGCAGGCCACTGTGGCTTTTGACTTTTCTATTCTTGCACATTGTAACCACACAATAATGACAATTGGAACGTTTGGTTTCTGGGCTGGCTACTTGGCAGGTGGGGAGACAATTTATCTCACAAACTTTACTTTACCTGAGTCTCATTTTCTTAAAGTGTTTAAATATGAGGCTGCTTTCTTACCTCAATGGATAGGAATTCCTGCGGATCTCTCACCTCTTCTGCACAAAAATACTTCAAAATTGGTCCAGTAG